AGGGTTGTTCTTTTCCAATCTATGAAAGAATGTAAATCTTTCTTATCTTTATGTACCTGTATAGGTGAAGAAACCTTTAATAAATTTAAAGTTTCTGAAAATGTGTGTTCGAAAAAGGTTTTTAACTCGTTCATGGCAATTTCAGTATGCATGAAATTTAAGTTCGCATGATCCTTATTCTGAATTTTTTTATTCATTGAAGTCACCCTCCAGGAAAGTATTCATTCAATCATCAGTTTTTGGGTATTTGACCAGTTTATCATATGTGAGTCCTGCTTGAATTGTGACAAAAAGACAATAGTTGATTTACCTTTAGCAGGAAACTCACAAAATGTTGCTGCTTCAGCAGAAGAACAGTTTGCCACAATGGAGGGAATCATTGTGGCAAATTTCCTTTCAAAGGTGGCAGAAGGTTTACAAGGCCTTGTTAGAAAATTTAAAGTGTGATGTACAGCATACAAAGTAATCTAAGTAGATTATTTTGTATGCTTTTTAATCTTTCACCTATAACAATCAAGCAGCACTGCGATAGAATCTTTGAAAATAATGGATGAGAATGATTACAAAAATCAGATGACAAGTAAGAGGATAAAAAATGTCATATAGTTCATACTAGCCACTATTAGAATCTATTGAGAGGTTGTGTGGAGTTGGGTGCTGTAGAGAGAAATGGATACCGATTTGAACCTGAGTTTAGTGTAATAAATCAAAATGGGGCTATACATGTTTATCATAAAGGTGAGTTTGTTGAAGAAATTAAGTTCTCTTTTTCAGGGGATTTTCCAGTACATGATAATATTGAAGCGCTAATTGATCAGTATTGTGAGGACCATAGAATATAAGAGTCTTTCTTGAAAATAGAGCAACAATAAAAAAGATTGAATAGACTACTATACGTCTCTTCAATCTTTTTTCTAAATTAAGATGTAATTCTCCAATTCATTTCATTGGATGTTTTTAACCATTCTGGTAGAGGAAATCTCTTTTCTATCGCCTCAGTTATCTCTTCTGCCATTTTTAATACAAGGGAGAGTTCAGTGTATTGAAGCACTTGTTGTGATAAAAATCCTCCAACATTGACCACACCTGAAATGCTATAATCGCCAACAGCATCTAACTCTTTCCCAACCCCTGCACCAGGCTTTAATCCTCCATTAAATACATAAAACTTACCGATTGAGTCAACTTTCCCTAACATTGAATCGATCACAATTACTTTCTTATTTATAGGAACTTCACTTAGCTTCTCATATAAATTTTTAGCATGTACAAGGTTGTTTATTGTACCAATTACATTTCTGTAACCCTTCTTTTTTAGGAATGAACCTACTAATGGACCTAATGAATCACCTGTTGAACGGTCTGTTCCTATGCAAACAAATATAATTTTATTGCAGCTTATATTAGGAGGGATCACATCTTGTAATATTTCAGGTAAATGAAAGGAAGTTACTGGTGAAATCATTGGCACAGCCCCTGAACAATAATTGTAGTTGATAAAATTAACATAAATTTAATAATTTATTTACAATTTTATCATATAAATCCATATTTCATCTAATAAAATAAAGAATTTTCAGAATATATTTCAACATTTCTCGCAGGGGGTAGTTGAATTTTAGATGATATTGTTGCATTTTGTCGTAATGATATAAAAATAATAAGGATTATTTTTTGGTTGAGATTGGTAGAGGCATCGGTCGGGATTCGATTTCGTTCAGTAATAAATGAATAAATTCATCGGATGCTTTTACCTTGATCGCATCTTTATATGCCCTATAGAGTGTTAAATTTGAGATAAGTTTTAGGGTTGTCTTTTTTTGCATTATTTGAAACTCCTTGAATAGTATGATTGCAACATTCATTGTAGCCAATTTCCAAAAAAATGATAAGGGTTTCGACGATCATTCTTATAATTAGACAAAAGTGTATTTTTTATAGAGAGGATAGTTACTTAGAACTTACTAGTTATTTTCGTAGGGAACAAGATCGTCAATTTCATTTAATCCAAGGCTACATACAGATTTTGTATCAACATTATAAAATAAAAGTTGAGTC
This Metabacillus endolithicus DNA region includes the following protein-coding sequences:
- a CDS encoding YbxH family protein is translated as MGAVERNGYRFEPEFSVINQNGAIHVYHKGEFVEEIKFSFSGDFPVHDNIEALIDQYCEDHRI
- the sda gene encoding sporulation histidine kinase inhibitor Sda translates to MQKKTTLKLISNLTLYRAYKDAIKVKASDEFIHLLLNEIESRPMPLPISTKK
- the yyaC gene encoding spore protease YyaC, producing the protein MISPVTSFHLPEILQDVIPPNISCNKIIFVCIGTDRSTGDSLGPLVGSFLKKKGYRNVIGTINNLVHAKNLYEKLSEVPINKKVIVIDSMLGKVDSIGKFYVFNGGLKPGAGVGKELDAVGDYSISGVVNVGGFLSQQVLQYTELSLVLKMAEEITEAIEKRFPLPEWLKTSNEMNWRITS